In the genome of Coraliomargarita algicola, one region contains:
- a CDS encoding type II toxin-antitoxin system HipA family toxin yields the protein MDSLRLFVGQVYAGELQRDAVGIRFFYADGYQGAPVFLNWPVACEGLSWETLPPELSCLLPEGMQLEQWRAAPVTDSSEWGLLAAVGADVPGLISVLPSGSESLPLGRTAEGLKSLNRARIQPELDALPYRESELAEFNSAAGFPHSLASSGASASAVYSRKQSAFKLVKLNGSYRLTPESPDTVGQVENQLLTTQLAQDAGLAVASVGRLRTTDGRAVLWAERFDRTGASNSQRLRVESACQLLGKARTAKYEGSLEAIAELIRQYCTNPKIQLMRFFHRVLFGWLSGNRGLHLKKWALLQNGNLIELSPAYGMMNHAITRKDASESALSLAGRRAGWDRDSLLEYLGKEVCGLNLRMIDRVLHQLEAVPWEPRILGSGLSKASQQAYFELLSERWRRLQMR from the coding sequence ATGGATAGTTTGCGATTATTTGTCGGGCAGGTCTATGCGGGAGAGTTGCAGCGTGATGCAGTCGGCATCCGTTTTTTTTATGCGGATGGCTACCAGGGGGCTCCAGTATTCCTGAATTGGCCGGTGGCGTGTGAGGGGCTTTCTTGGGAGACCTTGCCGCCCGAGTTGAGTTGCTTACTACCTGAAGGTATGCAGCTGGAGCAATGGCGTGCTGCGCCCGTTACGGATTCGAGTGAATGGGGGCTGCTGGCTGCGGTGGGGGCGGATGTGCCAGGGCTGATTTCAGTCTTGCCGAGTGGCTCTGAGTCGCTGCCCTTGGGGCGTACCGCTGAGGGCCTCAAATCCTTGAACCGGGCACGGATACAGCCTGAATTAGACGCCTTGCCATACCGCGAGAGTGAACTGGCTGAGTTTAATTCGGCGGCGGGTTTCCCCCATTCACTGGCGAGTTCTGGAGCCAGTGCGAGTGCGGTGTATTCGCGCAAGCAATCGGCGTTTAAGCTGGTGAAGCTTAATGGTAGCTATCGACTGACACCGGAGTCTCCGGACACTGTCGGGCAGGTAGAAAATCAGCTGTTGACCACTCAATTGGCGCAGGACGCGGGGCTGGCGGTGGCTTCGGTGGGGCGGCTGCGGACGACGGATGGACGGGCCGTTCTGTGGGCCGAGCGTTTCGACCGCACGGGCGCCTCTAATAGTCAGCGTTTACGAGTGGAATCTGCCTGCCAACTGCTGGGGAAAGCTCGCACGGCTAAATATGAGGGTTCGCTGGAGGCGATTGCTGAATTGATACGCCAATACTGCACAAATCCTAAGATTCAGTTGATGCGCTTCTTCCATCGTGTGTTGTTTGGCTGGCTGTCGGGGAATCGCGGCCTCCACTTAAAGAAATGGGCACTTTTACAGAATGGGAACCTCATCGAGTTATCACCTGCTTATGGCATGATGAATCACGCGATTACCCGAAAGGACGCTAGCGAGAGCGCCTTATCGCTAGCTGGGCGGCGCGCAGGCTGGGATCGCGACAGCTTGTTGGAGTATTTGGGGAAGGAAGTTTGCGGGCTGAATCTACGAATGATAGACCGCGTGCTGCATCAACTCGAGGCGGTGCCATGGGAGCCACGAATTCTTGGCAGTGGTCTCTCGAAAGCGAGCCAGCAGGCCTATTTCGAACTGCTCAGCGAGCGCTGGCGTAGGTTACAAATGAGATGA
- a CDS encoding helix-turn-helix domain-containing protein → MKNTNFGKMVSAARKAQGLTQLELQDLCGVSASVIYKIESGRDDFSLRNLVAVLDALRIQLQAKSPLGVEVQLNG, encoded by the coding sequence ATGAAAAATACTAATTTTGGAAAGATGGTGTCGGCGGCGCGTAAGGCGCAGGGTTTGACGCAGCTCGAATTGCAGGATTTGTGCGGTGTGAGCGCATCTGTGATTTATAAAATAGAATCAGGTCGCGACGATTTCAGCTTGCGTAATCTGGTGGCGGTTTTGGATGCCCTGAGGATTCAGTTGCAGGCAAAAAGTCCCTTAGGCGTCGAGGTGCAGCTGAATGGATAG
- a CDS encoding class I SAM-dependent methyltransferase has translation MKNDQASSTAYTVLQGILHVAQASPYSYLVEDEVVELGQQILQGTEEGRKRLKQLATPMFTWSVKFRERLVLPGITLHYILRKRHVEAISQQAIEEDSVTQVVMLGAGFDTLSWRFHKRYPHVNFIEIDHPATQKAKVAGLNPGGASNMHFLSVDFAHQTLQHELSHFAGFEPERKTLFICEGVMMYLPEQAVHVLFKSIRALTGAGSLFLFSTLEPRNSQRNTIPSLLYYHLKLIGEPIAWSIDSERMADFIQQHDCELKSLAGRDALLERFVKDDRKLHLHSGEYFTLCEYK, from the coding sequence GTGAAGAATGATCAAGCCAGTTCCACCGCATATACCGTGCTACAGGGCATTTTACACGTGGCCCAAGCCTCGCCTTATAGCTATTTAGTTGAAGATGAGGTGGTCGAGCTGGGGCAACAAATCTTGCAGGGCACTGAAGAGGGCCGCAAGCGCCTGAAACAGTTGGCTACGCCGATGTTTACATGGTCGGTCAAGTTTCGTGAGCGCTTGGTTTTGCCAGGCATTACGCTGCATTATATTTTGCGCAAACGGCACGTGGAAGCGATTAGCCAACAGGCGATTGAAGAGGATAGCGTCACCCAAGTGGTCATGCTTGGCGCAGGCTTCGATACCTTGTCGTGGCGATTTCACAAAAGGTATCCACATGTCAATTTCATTGAAATCGACCATCCTGCCACTCAGAAGGCCAAAGTCGCGGGGCTGAATCCGGGGGGCGCGTCTAATATGCACTTTCTGAGTGTCGACTTCGCGCACCAGACCCTGCAGCACGAACTGAGTCATTTCGCCGGATTTGAGCCAGAGCGTAAGACCTTATTTATCTGCGAAGGGGTGATGATGTATTTGCCCGAGCAGGCGGTGCATGTTCTGTTTAAGTCCATCCGAGCGCTGACCGGAGCGGGCAGTCTGTTTCTATTCTCGACCCTGGAGCCGAGAAATAGCCAGAGAAATACCATCCCAAGTTTGTTGTATTATCACTTAAAGCTGATTGGAGAGCCAATCGCATGGAGCATCGATAGCGAACGAATGGCCGATTTCATTCAGCAGCATGATTGCGAATTAAAGTCACTGGCAGGGCGGGATGCGCTGCTTGAGCGCTTTGTTAAAGACGATCGTAAACTACACCTACACAGCGGCGAGTATTTCACCTTGTGTGAATACAAATAA
- a CDS encoding N-acyl amino acid synthase FeeM domain-containing protein — MSIRIKVATTAKELSDVYRLRYQVYVVEEGLYGSVSGDIIIDQFDALPNTANIIAYEGATPVGTMRTNFDSEVLLPADESYDFSEYRERANEQAQAQGLERALLGCSGMLAIAKKWRNRRDLFRALFKLSCDVGHSWGVSHIIVTARSEAQSMYRRMGFEALEDELWYEPAGAHIVPMVSELERIYQWAFGGMVGKSDLLERFSGCFQDLLFSAGDSIFCEGDQGDEAYIVSAGAVDISRKEGDDQLNLATLSTGSLFGELSLIDEQARSADATAAKNTELVVLNRKTFWDKAHDDPEYLRSLLSILSKRLRDVDDRAFAYAHGSTDYRLNFFLNKVKAHALPLNKSPQDSKAKIRTTAFAYMASTRLEETVAFLDQLQLEGQLKYTDTSITFYGEQTQ; from the coding sequence ATGTCTATTCGAATCAAAGTGGCGACTACTGCCAAAGAACTCAGTGATGTCTATCGCCTGCGCTATCAGGTTTATGTGGTCGAAGAAGGGCTTTATGGCAGTGTGAGTGGAGACATCATTATTGATCAATTTGATGCCCTGCCGAATACCGCTAATATTATTGCTTACGAGGGGGCGACCCCTGTGGGCACTATGCGTACGAACTTTGATAGCGAGGTGTTGTTGCCGGCGGACGAAAGTTACGACTTTAGTGAATACCGTGAACGTGCGAACGAGCAAGCTCAGGCGCAGGGACTCGAGCGGGCCTTGTTGGGCTGTTCTGGTATGCTGGCGATCGCTAAAAAGTGGCGTAACCGTAGGGATCTGTTTCGAGCTTTGTTTAAGCTAAGTTGTGATGTCGGGCATTCGTGGGGCGTGAGCCATATTATTGTAACCGCAAGGAGTGAGGCGCAGAGTATGTACCGGCGTATGGGCTTTGAAGCGCTCGAAGATGAGCTTTGGTATGAGCCGGCAGGCGCGCACATCGTGCCGATGGTCAGCGAGCTGGAGCGAATTTATCAATGGGCCTTCGGCGGTATGGTGGGCAAAAGCGACTTGCTGGAACGATTCAGTGGCTGTTTTCAGGACCTACTCTTCAGCGCCGGAGATTCAATTTTTTGTGAAGGTGATCAGGGGGACGAAGCTTATATTGTCAGCGCAGGTGCGGTGGATATTTCCCGCAAGGAAGGGGACGATCAGCTGAACCTGGCTACATTGAGCACGGGCTCTCTGTTTGGTGAATTGTCCTTGATAGATGAGCAAGCCAGATCGGCGGATGCCACGGCCGCGAAGAATACAGAACTGGTGGTGCTCAACCGTAAGACCTTTTGGGATAAGGCCCACGATGATCCGGAATACCTGCGCAGCTTGCTTTCGATCTTAAGTAAACGTCTGCGTGATGTCGATGACCGCGCCTTTGCCTATGCCCATGGGTCCACTGATTATCGGCTCAATTTTTTCCTTAATAAAGTTAAAGCACATGCGCTGCCTTTGAATAAATCCCCACAAGATTCTAAGGCAAAAATAAGGACCACTGCATTTGCTTATATGGCCAGCACCCGGCTGGAGGAGACGGTTGCATTTTTGGATCAATTACAGCTTGAAGGTCAGCTCAAGTATACGGATACAAGCATCACCTTTTATGGAGAACAGACACAGTGA
- a CDS encoding LysR substrate-binding domain-containing protein — MPITAAMMAAGLGVSIVPSCVRRLFTAGCVFIPLRPQNLSIATELHYRAEAPQPAVEAFVALTLQARQDIEA, encoded by the coding sequence ATGCCCATCACGGCTGCGATGATGGCTGCCGGGCTTGGAGTCTCGATCGTGCCGAGCTGTGTGCGACGCCTGTTTACCGCAGGCTGTGTTTTTATCCCACTGCGTCCGCAAAACTTGTCCATTGCGACTGAACTACACTACCGGGCGGAGGCGCCTCAACCGGCAGTCGAGGCCTTTGTGGCGCTCACTTTACAAGCCAGGCAGGACATCGAGGCTTAG
- a CDS encoding LamG-like jellyroll fold domain-containing protein, whose protein sequence is MKLNSLMLSLRTPLFLAAILISSVSENTYAADLVGDWHFDEGAYSRGKFSDRTGMGGDAKLVYLESREVPEFLPDAIGSVRHPLRFDGSRSHWLEIPCQVLDASPDLALEFWFKWDGTGGKEQFIVGNASGLILGLKEKGKLYSMVRVRSGDRERWVYVDTPGRVEAGVWQHAMLSIHDGNVQLVRVPARQSDAVLIGAKPRALNGDLVIQWQGTAVGINPHGKSSPFSGSIAGFKIYDGALDTETFLMSEI, encoded by the coding sequence ATGAAATTAAACAGCTTAATGCTTAGTCTGCGAACCCCGCTTTTTCTAGCGGCGATTTTGATATCTTCTGTGTCGGAGAATACGTATGCCGCAGATCTCGTTGGCGATTGGCACTTTGATGAAGGAGCTTATTCACGCGGCAAATTTTCAGATCGAACGGGAATGGGGGGCGATGCTAAATTAGTGTATTTAGAGTCGAGAGAGGTGCCTGAGTTTTTACCCGATGCAATCGGTTCGGTGCGGCATCCATTGCGTTTCGATGGAAGCAGGAGTCATTGGCTTGAGATTCCCTGCCAGGTGCTGGACGCAAGCCCAGACTTGGCATTGGAGTTTTGGTTTAAATGGGATGGCACAGGAGGAAAAGAGCAATTTATCGTTGGGAATGCGTCTGGTTTGATTTTGGGACTCAAAGAAAAAGGGAAGCTCTACTCGATGGTTCGGGTGCGCAGCGGTGATCGCGAGCGTTGGGTTTATGTGGATACGCCGGGGCGAGTGGAAGCGGGTGTTTGGCAGCATGCCATGCTCTCAATTCATGATGGGAATGTTCAACTTGTGCGTGTGCCAGCGCGGCAAAGTGATGCGGTATTGATTGGGGCGAAACCCAGAGCACTCAATGGCGATCTTGTTATTCAATGGCAGGGGACTGCTGTCGGAATCAACCCACACGGAAAAAGTAGTCCTTTCTCAGGTAGTATTGCCGGCTTCAAGATTTACGATGGAGCTCTCGATACTGAGACTTTCTTGATGTCCGAGATATAG
- a CDS encoding endo-1,3-alpha-glucanase family glycosylhydrolase has product MNCIKWCFLFGAMLLGGGTFLHANEEASFGGDGRSAKMVWAHYIAWGFNFTDYRDNFNVGWRRLDDRSNLGSPLTSANEGLTSTTRTQILSAMQYGIDGFTVNIMHPNAYAGSMNRMYRAAEGLPFKISLCVDGFGARLPVEEVVEHMAQYFEKWGTHPNNSYIDGKPVVFIYHPRRSPEDCEEIVQQLKAKGHEAYWLVQPQREGTLWDDRDLIDRYLTAFDGLYDFGSNGISRENMDLRLSNGREALARAGRSDSGLLVAGITQGYNGSHNAFYRPFFGTGTLRDNWESAIAEEADWVCLTTWNDYIENTHFEPSEWDPGALLKINREYIRLWRGEVAPPRPPQVFASYKNEVRLGDDWTIELQAFPYTTPAQVCYTKITDLDGNLIKAFSPLELSSQEHTVMTYRLTHPGLDSPRYMRIWTAVADEATGESLESLEWRELYPVVVRPGVMCDYRTVRVDLGDLLDPLSLRVESSGSELKFSSSFDTWSWVGKAELLCNGRVVSAKEIVSFKETKVAIDFTLDPRPADQPIDLYVLRLTRADGRYLWSQPLAIKSTRLAESDEDELVTLPGLLREGDFDESWGKAMFTAEVKTLQVPEEEIYGFNLPMDDENAVYPRDIAGWNIATLGGGRKWGVSVPEAVPSVLTDAALPRGHERYYHFDGEDDRVLLQVRGFPHGVVTVEAWVRPEQQTSAGYILSDQNRGFDFGVSADGKLFSQRGLFRCYSSEPLAIDAWSHVAAVYDGSTMRLYVNGEFVGEKALRVTLRSINSIPVIGCKHMEYLQFSHFYRGDLAGLSVTANVLDPDDFKLLD; this is encoded by the coding sequence ATGAATTGTATAAAATGGTGCTTCCTGTTCGGAGCGATGCTACTTGGAGGCGGAACTTTTCTGCATGCCAATGAGGAGGCATCCTTTGGTGGTGATGGACGATCGGCTAAAATGGTATGGGCCCATTACATTGCGTGGGGGTTTAACTTTACTGACTATCGAGACAATTTCAATGTGGGTTGGCGTCGCCTGGATGACCGATCCAACTTGGGGAGCCCGTTAACGAGTGCAAATGAGGGGCTGACGAGCACGACACGCACTCAAATCCTCTCTGCGATGCAGTATGGCATCGATGGTTTTACGGTGAATATTATGCATCCCAATGCATATGCGGGGTCAATGAATCGCATGTATCGGGCGGCCGAGGGCTTGCCCTTTAAAATCTCACTGTGCGTGGATGGTTTTGGTGCGCGTCTTCCTGTTGAAGAAGTGGTGGAGCATATGGCACAGTATTTCGAAAAGTGGGGGACGCACCCCAACAATAGTTACATTGATGGAAAGCCAGTAGTTTTTATCTACCACCCGCGGCGTTCCCCGGAGGATTGTGAAGAAATCGTGCAGCAATTGAAGGCGAAGGGACATGAGGCCTACTGGCTGGTTCAACCGCAACGCGAAGGCACTTTATGGGATGATCGCGATTTGATTGATCGCTATTTAACTGCATTTGACGGCTTATATGATTTTGGTAGTAACGGAATCTCACGGGAGAATATGGATCTACGCTTGTCGAATGGGCGTGAGGCGCTAGCGCGAGCTGGACGTTCTGATAGTGGTCTGCTTGTCGCCGGTATTACCCAAGGTTACAACGGCTCACACAATGCTTTTTATCGTCCATTTTTTGGCACAGGCACGCTTCGGGATAACTGGGAGTCTGCCATCGCGGAAGAGGCCGATTGGGTATGCCTAACTACTTGGAACGATTATATTGAGAACACGCATTTTGAACCTTCCGAATGGGATCCAGGTGCGCTCTTAAAAATTAATCGCGAATATATTCGTCTCTGGCGTGGGGAAGTTGCGCCGCCACGTCCGCCGCAAGTGTTTGCAAGCTATAAGAATGAGGTTCGTCTGGGTGACGATTGGACAATTGAGCTTCAAGCTTTTCCATATACGACTCCTGCGCAGGTTTGTTATACGAAGATCACTGATTTAGATGGTAATTTAATTAAAGCTTTTTCACCGCTGGAGCTGTCATCGCAGGAACACACTGTGATGACATATCGTCTGACGCATCCTGGTTTGGATTCCCCGCGTTACATGCGGATCTGGACCGCTGTTGCGGATGAAGCGACTGGGGAGTCGTTGGAGAGTCTGGAATGGCGAGAGTTATACCCCGTAGTGGTGCGTCCGGGTGTCATGTGCGATTACCGCACGGTGCGTGTCGATTTAGGGGACCTGTTAGATCCATTATCCTTACGAGTGGAGTCGTCGGGGAGTGAATTGAAGTTTTCGAGTAGTTTTGATACTTGGAGTTGGGTCGGTAAGGCAGAGTTGCTTTGTAATGGACGTGTTGTTTCTGCAAAAGAGATCGTAAGTTTCAAGGAGACGAAGGTGGCCATTGATTTCACTTTAGATCCGCGACCGGCTGATCAGCCAATAGATCTGTATGTCTTGCGGCTGACTCGGGCTGACGGTCGATATCTTTGGTCGCAGCCGCTCGCGATTAAATCGACTCGTCTTGCTGAGTCCGATGAAGATGAGCTGGTGACACTGCCAGGACTTTTACGAGAGGGCGATTTTGATGAAAGCTGGGGGAAGGCGATGTTCACCGCGGAGGTTAAGACCCTGCAAGTTCCTGAAGAAGAAATCTATGGATTCAATCTGCCGATGGATGACGAGAACGCGGTTTATCCCCGCGACATTGCGGGGTGGAATATTGCGACGCTAGGTGGAGGTCGCAAGTGGGGCGTTTCTGTTCCTGAGGCGGTTCCTTCCGTATTAACTGATGCAGCACTTCCACGTGGGCACGAGCGCTACTACCACTTTGATGGAGAGGATGATCGAGTACTTCTTCAGGTTCGAGGCTTCCCGCATGGTGTGGTGACGGTAGAGGCTTGGGTGCGTCCTGAGCAACAAACGTCTGCAGGCTATATTCTATCTGATCAAAATCGAGGGTTCGATTTTGGAGTCTCTGCCGATGGTAAGTTGTTTAGTCAACGAGGCTTATTCAGGTGCTATTCGAGTGAACCGCTCGCAATCGATGCATGGAGCCATGTCGCTGCCGTGTATGATGGTTCAACCATGCGCTTATATGTGAATGGCGAGTTCGTGGGAGAGAAGGCCCTTCGCGTAACGCTCCGATCGATTAATTCTATCCCTGTGATTGGGTGTAAGCATATGGAGTATTTACAATTTTCTCACTTCTATCGGGGGGATCTCGCGGGGTTATCTGTAACCGCAAATGTGCTCGATCCGGATGACTTTAAACTACTAGATTAA
- a CDS encoding AraC family transcriptional regulator has product MPLPLSQEIPIADWRNLRSQLMWAYESAPPDKTTTNSTNLEWSVWIFLSGGVQLTTQAGEFHATKNDCLILPPGVDTRQFDPNTLIRSVHFSLRWPTNKQFIKLKHPIVLSGINIDEFNEKTKDLLNIVNQVAPNAGNLMSKRSISIRKFLRIESVYATWLGALIGLLFDAPGEISILTSSDERAVAARNILDSEEFAEGFPAEKLIKVSGLSRSQLDRIFSIQFGVTPKNYFEKRKHTCACRVLRSSEASIKEIAFQFGFKSSSHFSHWFNRHSGQFPNNYRQTNLLPSHELG; this is encoded by the coding sequence ATGCCGCTACCACTTAGTCAGGAAATACCCATCGCAGACTGGAGAAACTTACGCAGCCAGCTAATGTGGGCCTATGAATCAGCACCTCCAGACAAAACCACGACTAATTCAACCAATTTGGAGTGGTCAGTTTGGATATTTCTAAGCGGCGGTGTCCAGTTGACAACTCAAGCAGGTGAATTTCATGCCACAAAAAACGACTGCTTGATTTTACCGCCCGGCGTCGACACCCGGCAATTCGACCCCAACACCTTAATCCGCTCCGTGCATTTCTCACTGCGCTGGCCGACCAATAAGCAATTTATAAAACTGAAGCATCCTATCGTATTGAGTGGTATCAATATAGATGAATTTAATGAGAAGACCAAAGATTTACTAAATATCGTCAACCAAGTCGCCCCCAACGCGGGCAATTTAATGTCCAAAAGGAGCATCTCTATCCGTAAATTTCTACGTATTGAAAGTGTATATGCAACATGGTTAGGCGCCCTCATTGGGCTACTCTTCGACGCACCAGGCGAAATCAGCATTCTAACATCGAGCGATGAACGAGCAGTCGCGGCACGAAACATACTAGATTCTGAAGAATTCGCCGAAGGTTTTCCCGCTGAAAAGCTAATCAAAGTATCCGGATTGAGCCGAAGCCAACTAGATCGCATTTTTAGTATACAGTTCGGCGTCACACCCAAAAATTACTTCGAGAAACGCAAACATACTTGCGCCTGCCGCGTGCTTCGCAGTTCCGAGGCTTCCATAAAAGAGATTGCGTTTCAATTCGGGTTTAAATCATCCTCACACTTTTCGCATTGGTTCAACCGCCACAGCGGTCAATTCCCCAACAACTATCGCCAAACAAATTTGCTCCCAAGCCACGAACTGGGCTAG
- a CDS encoding DUF2971 domain-containing protein has translation MEEINKNSTNGFLYRYLPAEFGLQALQTGRLKIGRISELNDPHDCMPYIENEKSYGALETSILQERHGVISFSTKDNDPVIWSHYADCHRGIALKFHSDFLPDITERIEYTNIRPSVKDNMINDEHYIKGNLTKSIIAKFCHKAESWEYEGEVRIFPSLSGKKMRGTHYFYEIPKQSLKAVILGANCSLNWFDIQNAVKGSRLGISKIPVFRCSKQRDSFLMGIDRA, from the coding sequence ATGGAAGAAATCAACAAAAACAGCACAAATGGCTTCTTATATCGCTATCTGCCTGCTGAATTCGGCTTGCAAGCTTTACAAACTGGAAGACTTAAAATCGGTAGAATCAGTGAATTGAATGATCCCCATGATTGTATGCCTTATATTGAAAATGAAAAATCATATGGGGCATTGGAAACGAGTATTCTGCAAGAACGTCATGGAGTTATCTCATTCAGCACAAAAGATAATGATCCAGTTATTTGGAGTCATTATGCAGACTGCCATAGAGGTATTGCCTTAAAGTTTCATTCAGATTTTTTACCTGATATTACTGAGCGGATTGAATACACAAATATAAGGCCTAGTGTTAAAGATAACATGATCAACGATGAGCATTATATTAAAGGAAATCTCACGAAATCGATAATTGCAAAATTTTGCCATAAGGCTGAAAGTTGGGAGTACGAAGGTGAGGTAAGAATTTTCCCCTCTCTTAGTGGTAAAAAAATGAGAGGCACACACTATTTTTATGAAATTCCAAAACAATCACTTAAAGCGGTCATCCTCGGGGCAAACTGTTCACTGAATTGGTTTGATATTCAGAATGCAGTTAAAGGTTCCCGATTAGGAATTAGCAAGATACCAGTTTTTCGATGTAGTAAACAACGTGATAGCTTTTTGATGGGAATTGATCGCGCTTAG